From a single Paraburkholderia sp. FT54 genomic region:
- a CDS encoding nucleotide pyrophosphohydrolase, with protein sequence MKKTESQNDLLALRELIREFVSERDWDKFHTPKNLATALSVEASELLEPFQWLVSGDKSELDEAKQTAIRHEMADVLVYLVRLADKMDVDLFQAVLEKMALNREKYPADKVRGDARKYSEYKD encoded by the coding sequence GTGAAAAAGACTGAGTCGCAAAACGACCTATTGGCATTGCGCGAACTCATTCGCGAGTTTGTCAGCGAGCGAGACTGGGACAAATTCCACACGCCGAAGAATCTGGCAACAGCGCTAAGCGTCGAGGCAAGCGAGCTACTCGAGCCTTTTCAGTGGCTTGTTTCAGGCGACAAAAGCGAACTCGACGAAGCGAAGCAGACGGCTATCCGGCACGAGATGGCTGACGTTCTGGTGTACCTCGTTCGGCTCGCCGACAAGATGGACGTTGACCTCTTTCAGGCGGTGCTGGAAAAGATGGCGCTCAATCGGGAAAAATATCCCGCCGACAAAGTGCGCGGCGACGCGCGGAAGTACTCCGAGTACAAAGACTAA
- a CDS encoding MFS transporter — protein sequence MSVSSSATTRPGASSLITSLVAAALFMENLDGSIIATALPQMAHSFHITPVELSIGITSYLLTLAVFIPISGWIADRVGVRTVFTAALAIFTAASVLCGLTDNLVEFTGARILQGIGGAMMVPVGRLAVLRATPKEGLMRAISIITWPGLVAPVLGPPLGGFITTYSSWRWIFYLNVPLGLAGMVLAWRFISAERDTDRRPFDMLGFVLTGVAGTSVMYAMEAIGRADTSWRTALVFLAIGLAACAAAWFHLRRSAHPMIDLSAFRIRTFMVAIGGGSLFRIAIGSVPFLLPLMFQVGFGMNPFQSGLLTLGVFAGNLSTKLVTTQILRRFGFRAVLLYNGAFAAVTLASMSLLTASTPYGWVLFALFVSGVARSLQFTAINTLGFADVPKQQMSGASTLSSTLGQMTMGMGVAAGAIALRIAAWWHGHDAQTLAPADFTIAFLMMAALSVIAIADVFSLSPDAGSHVSGHRRTGETS from the coding sequence ATGTCGGTTTCGTCATCCGCCACTACGCGCCCCGGCGCTTCCTCGCTGATCACCTCGCTGGTCGCGGCCGCGTTGTTCATGGAAAACCTCGACGGCTCGATCATCGCAACCGCGCTACCGCAGATGGCGCATTCGTTTCATATCACGCCGGTCGAGTTGAGCATCGGCATTACGTCGTATCTGTTGACGCTTGCGGTATTCATTCCGATCAGCGGCTGGATCGCCGACCGGGTTGGCGTCCGCACGGTGTTCACGGCGGCGCTGGCGATCTTCACCGCCGCATCGGTGCTGTGCGGGCTGACCGACAACCTCGTCGAATTCACCGGCGCGCGGATTTTGCAAGGCATTGGCGGCGCGATGATGGTGCCGGTCGGACGGCTTGCCGTGCTGCGCGCCACGCCTAAAGAAGGCCTGATGCGCGCGATCTCGATCATCACGTGGCCGGGGCTGGTCGCGCCGGTCCTTGGACCGCCGCTCGGCGGCTTCATCACCACGTACTCGTCGTGGCGCTGGATTTTCTATCTGAACGTGCCGCTCGGTCTTGCGGGCATGGTGCTCGCGTGGCGCTTCATCAGCGCGGAACGCGACACGGATCGTCGGCCGTTCGACATGTTGGGTTTCGTGCTCACCGGAGTCGCGGGCACCTCGGTGATGTACGCGATGGAGGCGATCGGCCGCGCCGACACGTCATGGCGCACAGCCTTGGTGTTTCTGGCGATCGGTCTCGCGGCTTGCGCGGCGGCGTGGTTCCATCTGCGACGCAGCGCGCATCCCATGATCGATCTGTCGGCGTTCCGGATCAGGACGTTCATGGTGGCGATCGGTGGCGGGTCGCTGTTCCGCATCGCGATCGGCTCGGTGCCGTTTCTGCTGCCGTTGATGTTTCAGGTCGGCTTCGGCATGAATCCGTTTCAGTCGGGCTTGCTCACGCTCGGGGTATTCGCCGGCAATCTGTCGACGAAACTCGTCACGACACAGATCTTGCGTCGCTTCGGCTTTCGCGCGGTGCTCCTGTACAACGGCGCGTTTGCCGCGGTGACGCTAGCGAGCATGAGTCTGCTGACCGCCTCCACGCCGTATGGATGGGTCCTCTTTGCGCTATTCGTCAGCGGCGTCGCGCGGTCGCTGCAATTCACGGCGATCAACACGCTCGGCTTCGCGGATGTGCCGAAGCAGCAGATGAGCGGGGCGTCGACCTTATCGAGCACGCTGGGCCAGATGACGATGGGGATGGGCGTCGCGGCCGGCGCGATTGCGTTGCGGATCGCGGCGTGGTGGCACGGCCACGACGCGCAGACACTGGCGCCGGCCGATTTCACCATCGCGTTTCTGATGATGGCGGCATTGAGTGTGATCGCGATAGCCGATGTTTTTTCGTTGTCGCCCGATGCCGGCTCGCATGTTAGCGGGCATCGGCGCACGGGCGAGACGTCGTGA
- a CDS encoding SDR family oxidoreductase, translating into MSSKVAIVTGASQGIGRSTAIRLARDFDSIVLVARNRANLQETANDVKKAGAETLVIDIDLSEPDAAQQVVDRTLATFGRIDALLNIAGAVPQIDVLEMTDEQWDHGLALKLHGARRLTIAAWPSLKESSGSVVLMSGNSALFPKAPYAAVGTINAAIVALAKAFSDRGIADGVQVNSVLPGPVMTGRRRSYLEHWAPLHNLSVEEATAKFPVEAGIARYGTPEEIAALMAFVVSPEAHWMTGSTLRMDGGEVKSI; encoded by the coding sequence ATGTCCAGCAAAGTCGCAATCGTGACGGGCGCAAGCCAGGGTATCGGTCGTTCGACCGCCATCAGACTGGCGCGGGATTTTGACTCGATCGTGCTCGTGGCGCGCAACCGCGCGAACCTCCAGGAGACCGCCAACGACGTGAAGAAAGCGGGCGCCGAAACGCTCGTCATCGACATCGACCTGTCTGAACCTGACGCCGCACAGCAAGTCGTCGACCGGACGCTCGCGACGTTCGGGCGGATCGACGCCTTGCTCAACATTGCGGGCGCCGTGCCGCAGATCGACGTGCTCGAGATGACCGATGAGCAATGGGACCACGGTCTCGCGCTCAAGCTGCACGGCGCGCGTCGATTGACGATCGCGGCGTGGCCGTCGTTAAAGGAGAGTTCAGGATCGGTCGTGCTGATGTCCGGGAACTCGGCACTGTTTCCCAAGGCGCCTTATGCGGCGGTGGGCACGATCAACGCGGCGATCGTGGCGCTCGCGAAAGCATTCTCGGATCGCGGCATCGCCGACGGCGTGCAGGTCAACAGCGTGTTGCCGGGACCCGTGATGACCGGCCGGCGACGCTCGTACCTGGAACATTGGGCGCCGCTGCATAACCTGTCCGTCGAAGAAGCGACAGCAAAGTTTCCGGTTGAAGCGGGTATCGCGCGTTACGGCACGCCGGAGGAGATTGCCGCGTTGATGGCGTTCGTCGTATCGCCGGAGGCGCACTGGATGACCGGTTCGACCTTACGGATGGACGGCGGAGAAGTGAAGTCGATTTGA
- a CDS encoding alpha/beta hydrolase, producing the protein MTSIAYRHADVHGFKVFYREAGRPGAPKLLLLHGFPSSSHMFRDLIPKLADRFHIVAPDLPGFGQSDMPSRDEFAYTFDNIANVIEHFTEVIGFDRFAVYVFDYGAPTGLRLAVRHPERITAIISQNGNAYAEGLSEGWNPIRAYWQDASPANRDALRAMLTHEMTVWQYTHGVPDTASVSPDGYSLDDFYLSRPDAHEVQLDLFRDYQSNVALYPAFQQYFRAHQPPLLAVWGKNDPFFLPAGADAFRRDIPGAVVRFFDTGHFALETHSTEIAAAISDFLDR; encoded by the coding sequence ATGACTTCAATCGCTTATCGTCACGCCGACGTACACGGCTTCAAGGTGTTCTACCGTGAAGCCGGCCGCCCTGGCGCCCCAAAGCTGCTGCTTCTGCACGGCTTTCCGAGTTCGAGCCATATGTTTCGGGACCTGATTCCGAAGCTCGCCGACCGTTTCCATATCGTCGCGCCGGATCTGCCCGGCTTCGGTCAATCCGACATGCCCAGCCGCGACGAATTTGCCTACACGTTCGACAACATCGCCAACGTCATCGAGCATTTCACCGAGGTGATCGGCTTCGACCGCTTTGCGGTCTACGTATTCGACTACGGTGCGCCCACCGGTTTGCGCCTCGCAGTCAGACATCCCGAGCGGATCACCGCCATCATTTCGCAGAACGGCAACGCTTACGCGGAAGGATTGAGCGAAGGCTGGAATCCTATCCGTGCGTACTGGCAAGACGCTTCGCCCGCGAATCGGGACGCGCTTCGCGCAATGCTCACGCACGAGATGACCGTCTGGCAGTACACGCATGGCGTACCCGACACGGCGTCCGTGTCGCCTGACGGTTACTCGCTCGACGACTTCTATCTGAGCCGGCCGGACGCGCACGAAGTACAACTCGATCTGTTCCGCGACTATCAAAGCAACGTCGCGCTGTACCCGGCATTCCAGCAATACTTCCGCGCGCATCAGCCGCCGCTGCTCGCCGTGTGGGGGAAAAACGATCCGTTCTTTCTGCCCGCCGGCGCCGACGCATTCAGGCGCGACATTCCGGGCGCCGTGGTGCGCTTCTTCGATACCGGCCACTTCGCTCTGGAGACGCACTCCACCGAAATCGCCGCGGCTATTTCGGATTTCCTCGACCGATGA
- a CDS encoding alpha/beta hydrolase, producing MSSGNVSAVLVHGAWADGSSWSKVIEGLREQGIDAVAAPVPLTSLSEDVAALDRTLERIEGPVVLTGHAYAGAVIGSSRSEKIRALVYVAALAPSEGETVGDVFYRGETHPLAPKLAPDRHGLIWLPQEAFAQAFAQHATPQELAVLAAVQRPISVSCVSEAVGRPLWNDRPSWFLVAEQDRMINPDTQHFMAARMKAHVRSYQADHTPIVTAPDAVTHVIAEAAQSVSIR from the coding sequence ATGTCTTCCGGCAATGTGAGCGCGGTGCTGGTGCACGGCGCATGGGCGGACGGATCGAGCTGGAGCAAGGTGATCGAGGGTCTGAGGGAACAGGGGATCGACGCAGTCGCTGCTCCGGTGCCGCTCACGTCGCTGAGTGAGGATGTGGCCGCCCTCGACCGGACGCTGGAACGGATCGAAGGCCCGGTGGTGCTCACCGGCCATGCGTATGCCGGTGCCGTGATCGGGTCGAGCCGGTCCGAAAAAATCAGGGCATTGGTCTATGTCGCCGCGCTGGCACCGAGTGAAGGAGAAACGGTCGGCGATGTGTTCTATCGCGGCGAAACGCATCCGCTGGCGCCGAAACTCGCGCCGGATCGACACGGCTTGATATGGCTGCCGCAAGAAGCGTTCGCCCAGGCGTTTGCGCAGCACGCGACGCCGCAGGAGCTGGCGGTGCTCGCTGCGGTGCAGCGTCCGATTTCGGTGTCGTGCGTTAGCGAAGCGGTCGGACGTCCGCTCTGGAACGACCGTCCAAGCTGGTTCCTGGTTGCCGAACAGGACCGGATGATCAACCCCGACACCCAGCATTTCATGGCCGCTCGCATGAAGGCGCACGTGCGGTCGTATCAGGCCGATCACACACCGATCGTGACGGCTCCCGACGCGGTGACACATGTCATCGCCGAAGCGGCCCAGTCGGTTTCCATTCGCTAA
- a CDS encoding ABATE domain-containing protein, which produces MDYRQIPAIFVADAPGLDFLNSVATPVDEQVDWISDGAGLLAWLEQAGLAPRAALAALLAQSTPAELDAVAAQARALREWFRGFAQKRKGRPLTARDLRELAPLNQLLERDDRYGEIVANATGGASPFELRTNRRWKSPESLLMPIAEALANLVCDEDFTQVKACEGPRCTLMFADHTRGHARRWCSMAICGNRAKVAAHRKRLKEQQAE; this is translated from the coding sequence ATGGACTACCGTCAGATTCCCGCGATTTTCGTAGCCGATGCGCCGGGCCTCGATTTCCTGAACTCGGTTGCGACACCGGTGGATGAACAGGTCGACTGGATTAGCGATGGAGCGGGCTTGCTGGCCTGGTTGGAGCAGGCTGGATTGGCGCCGCGCGCCGCGCTCGCGGCGCTGCTTGCGCAGTCCACGCCGGCCGAGCTCGACGCCGTTGCGGCGCAAGCTCGCGCGCTGCGCGAGTGGTTCAGAGGATTTGCGCAGAAAAGGAAGGGGCGGCCGTTGACTGCGAGAGATCTGCGTGAGCTCGCGCCGCTGAATCAGCTGCTCGAGCGGGACGATCGATATGGAGAAATCGTCGCCAATGCGACGGGCGGCGCGTCGCCCTTCGAACTCCGCACGAATCGGCGCTGGAAGTCGCCGGAGTCATTGCTGATGCCCATCGCGGAAGCGTTGGCGAACCTGGTGTGTGACGAAGACTTCACGCAGGTGAAGGCATGTGAAGGTCCGCGCTGCACGTTGATGTTTGCGGATCACACGCGGGGTCACGCGCGCCGCTGGTGCAGCATGGCCATTTGCGGGAACCGCGCGAAGGTTGCCGCTCACCGGAAGCGGCTTAAGGAACAGCAAGCCGAGTGA
- a CDS encoding metalloregulator ArsR/SmtB family transcription factor, translated as MNSNVVVRALGALAHESRLAIFRLLVVAGKDGMAAGEIAQQLGLSPSSLSFHLKDLTHAEWVKPRQDGRFVIYSANFDSMTDLIAFLTENCCAGTTCGASDLPGCREK; from the coding sequence ATGAACTCGAACGTCGTGGTACGCGCCCTTGGCGCGCTCGCTCATGAATCTCGTCTGGCGATTTTCCGCTTGCTGGTCGTCGCCGGGAAAGACGGCATGGCGGCCGGCGAAATCGCGCAACAATTGGGGCTCTCCCCTTCGAGCCTGTCGTTCCACCTCAAGGACCTGACGCACGCTGAATGGGTGAAGCCACGGCAAGATGGCCGCTTCGTCATCTATTCGGCGAATTTCGATTCCATGACGGATCTGATTGCCTTCCTCACGGAAAACTGCTGCGCGGGCACGACGTGCGGCGCCAGTGACCTTCCGGGCTGTCGCGAGAAATGA
- the nthA gene encoding nitrile hydratase subunit alpha produces MNDNDPDGHHQTHPHTDSHEHHGSALSEMDLRVRALESLLIEKGYVDPHALDVLVETYEHKVGPRNGARVIAKAWRDPAYKQWLLDDATAAIASLGYTGRQGEHMIVLENTPAVHNMVVCTLCSCYPWPVLGLPPVWYKSAPYRSRAVIDPRGVLKEFGFELPVEVEFRVWDSTAEVRYLVLPMQPPGTADFSEEALAELVTRDSMIGTGLPKTPESIRGTP; encoded by the coding sequence ATGAACGATAACGATCCCGATGGCCATCACCAGACGCACCCGCACACCGACTCTCACGAGCACCATGGTAGTGCTTTGTCGGAGATGGATCTGCGTGTCCGCGCTCTGGAGTCCCTGCTGATTGAGAAAGGGTATGTCGATCCGCACGCACTGGACGTACTCGTCGAAACATATGAGCACAAAGTCGGGCCGCGCAATGGCGCGCGCGTGATCGCAAAGGCGTGGCGCGATCCGGCGTACAAACAATGGCTGCTGGACGACGCCACTGCGGCGATCGCGTCGCTCGGCTACACGGGCAGACAGGGCGAGCACATGATCGTGCTGGAGAACACGCCCGCCGTGCACAACATGGTCGTCTGCACATTGTGTTCGTGCTACCCGTGGCCTGTGCTCGGACTTCCGCCGGTATGGTACAAATCGGCACCGTACCGGTCGCGTGCCGTCATCGATCCCCGTGGTGTATTGAAGGAGTTCGGCTTCGAATTACCCGTGGAAGTCGAGTTTCGCGTGTGGGATTCCACCGCTGAGGTTCGCTATCTTGTGTTGCCCATGCAGCCGCCCGGGACCGCTGATTTTTCCGAAGAGGCGCTAGCTGAACTGGTAACACGTGATTCGATGATCGGCACGGGATTGCCAAAGACTCCCGAGTCGATACGGGGGACACCATGA
- the nthB gene encoding nitrile hydratase subunit beta, which yields MNGAQDLGGMQTFGPICPDNDISPFHADWERRVHAITLAMGAVGKWNIDMSRAARESLPPVQYLSSSYYEIWFAGLKKLVLSTGLATADEIESGESRSEAVSVPRVLMAKDVTAALFRGSPVDRPAAVEARFAIGDWVRARQINPTSHTRLPRYCRGKRGRIVAVHGTHVFPDANAVGLGEQPQWLYTVRFDSAELWGADTTAASVCVDCWEPYLEQPPAP from the coding sequence ATGAACGGCGCGCAGGACCTCGGTGGCATGCAGACTTTCGGTCCGATATGTCCCGATAACGACATCTCGCCCTTTCACGCCGACTGGGAGCGCAGGGTGCACGCGATCACGCTGGCCATGGGCGCAGTCGGTAAGTGGAACATCGACATGTCGCGCGCGGCGCGGGAGAGTTTGCCGCCGGTGCAATACCTGTCCAGCAGTTACTACGAGATCTGGTTTGCAGGTTTGAAGAAACTTGTCCTGAGCACCGGTCTGGCTACGGCCGACGAAATCGAGTCAGGCGAGTCGAGAAGCGAAGCAGTGTCGGTACCGCGCGTGTTAATGGCCAAAGACGTCACCGCGGCGCTGTTCCGAGGCAGTCCCGTCGACCGGCCCGCGGCCGTCGAAGCACGATTTGCCATTGGCGACTGGGTGCGGGCCCGTCAGATCAATCCCACCTCGCATACCCGTTTGCCGCGCTATTGTCGGGGCAAACGCGGGCGCATCGTTGCCGTGCATGGCACGCATGTCTTTCCCGATGCCAACGCGGTCGGCCTGGGCGAACAACCGCAATGGCTCTATACGGTGCGCTTCGACAGTGCTGAGCTTTGGGGAGCTGATACGACTGCGGCATCGGTCTGCGTCGATTGCTGGGAACCGTATCTCGAGCAGCCGCCTGCGCCATGA
- a CDS encoding nitrile hydratase accessory protein, producing MNLPELRAALPALPCDDAGPVFNAPWEAQAFAMTLALYERGMFTWAEWATCLNEAIRAAQAAGDADRGDTYYSHWLTALERISTIKGLVTDDSLLRRRNAWDAAARRTPHGQPIELA from the coding sequence ATGAACCTGCCCGAACTGCGCGCAGCATTGCCAGCACTGCCTTGCGACGACGCAGGGCCGGTTTTCAACGCACCGTGGGAAGCGCAGGCGTTTGCTATGACGTTGGCGTTATACGAGCGCGGCATGTTCACCTGGGCTGAGTGGGCAACGTGCTTGAACGAGGCAATCCGCGCCGCGCAGGCCGCGGGCGACGCAGACCGCGGCGACACTTACTACTCGCATTGGCTGACAGCGCTGGAGCGCATCAGCACGATCAAGGGACTCGTGACCGACGACTCGCTTCTGCGTCGCCGCAACGCGTGGGACGCTGCAGCGCGCCGCACACCGCATGGACAGCCGATCGAGCTCGCGTGA
- a CDS encoding RidA family protein: MARIEAKLAEMGLTLPQPLQMPANIRMSLPFAWVRVSGTRAFVSGHVPLNADGTIAQPVGKVGAEVSPDEGYAAARLVALAQLASLQKALGDLDRITAWVRVFAMINAAPTFDLMPRIANGFSDLILELFGPDIGTHARSAVGVALPLNVPVECEAEVEFD; encoded by the coding sequence ATGGCAAGAATCGAGGCAAAGCTGGCGGAAATGGGATTGACCTTGCCGCAGCCGCTACAGATGCCAGCAAACATCCGCATGTCATTGCCCTTCGCCTGGGTGCGCGTGAGCGGCACGCGCGCATTTGTCTCGGGCCACGTGCCGCTCAATGCCGACGGGACGATTGCGCAACCCGTCGGTAAAGTCGGCGCCGAAGTTTCGCCGGACGAAGGCTACGCGGCAGCACGCCTCGTAGCGCTCGCGCAATTGGCCAGTCTTCAGAAAGCGCTCGGCGACCTGGATCGCATTACAGCGTGGGTGCGCGTCTTTGCAATGATCAACGCAGCGCCAACTTTCGACCTGATGCCACGGATCGCAAATGGCTTCTCGGATTTGATCCTTGAGCTGTTTGGGCCGGACATTGGAACGCACGCGCGGTCAGCGGTCGGTGTGGCGCTCCCGCTCAACGTGCCTGTCGAATGCGAGGCCGAGGTCGAGTTTGACTGA
- a CDS encoding SRPBCC family protein: protein MATGTIHLHRVLRATPERIYRAFLEPDAIVRWLPPYGFTCQVHHMEAKVGGTHKMSFRNFGTGNSHSFGGEYLELVPFEKIRYSDRFDDPNLPGQMQATISLRQVSCGTELTIVQEGVPEVIPVEMCYLGWQESLAQLAKLVEPEIPD from the coding sequence ATGGCTACTGGAACCATCCACCTCCATCGCGTCTTGCGCGCTACGCCCGAACGCATCTACCGCGCCTTCCTCGAACCCGATGCGATAGTGAGGTGGCTTCCTCCCTACGGATTCACCTGCCAGGTCCACCACATGGAGGCGAAGGTCGGCGGCACCCACAAGATGTCTTTCCGTAACTTCGGCACCGGCAACAGTCACTCGTTCGGCGGCGAGTATCTCGAACTGGTGCCGTTCGAGAAGATTCGCTACTCGGACCGATTCGACGACCCGAACCTGCCCGGCCAGATGCAAGCCACCATTTCGTTGCGGCAGGTGTCGTGCGGAACCGAACTCACCATTGTGCAGGAGGGCGTGCCTGAGGTCATTCCGGTGGAGATGTGCTATCTCGGCTGGCAAGAGTCGCTTGCTCAGTTGGCGAAGCTGGTCGAGCCCGAGATACCCGACTGA